In the Burkholderia glumae LMG 2196 = ATCC 33617 genome, one interval contains:
- a CDS encoding DoxX family protein: protein MTRSVDSGVIFIARLLMAALFLWGGAMKLFGYGEFVAYLKHLYVPFPQFAAPLAVAVEGLGALLLIVGYRVKPLALLLAAYTILTAVIGHNFWDATNPAAQHDLVVHFWKNVAIAGGFLLLFVTGAGGASIDGVRRPQGYGLLR, encoded by the coding sequence ATGACGCGTTCCGTCGATTCCGGCGTGATCTTCATCGCGAGGCTGTTGATGGCGGCCCTGTTCTTGTGGGGCGGCGCGATGAAACTGTTCGGCTACGGCGAATTCGTCGCTTACCTGAAGCACCTCTACGTGCCGTTTCCGCAGTTCGCCGCGCCGCTGGCGGTGGCCGTCGAGGGGCTCGGCGCGCTGCTGCTGATCGTCGGCTATCGCGTGAAGCCGCTCGCGCTGCTGCTCGCGGCCTATACCATCCTCACCGCCGTGATCGGCCACAACTTCTGGGACGCGACCAACCCCGCCGCGCAGCACGACCTGGTGGTCCATTTCTGGAAGAACGTCGCGATCGCGGGCGGCTTCCTGCTGCTGTTCGTGACGGGCGCGGGCGGGGCGAGCATCGACGGCGTGCGGCGCCCGCAGGGCTACGGCTTGTTGCGCTGA
- a CDS encoding MFS transporter, which translates to MEATRTANPAATAKRTAVRYWILLMIFVVTTLNYADRATLSITGTSMRKEFGIDAVQMGYIFSSFSWAYVLAQLPSGWLLDRFGARRVYAGSIFLWSLFTLLQSTIGLAGSAALAVAALFVLRFAVGIAEAPAFPANAKVVASWFPTSERGTASAIFNAAQYFAAVLFTPLMAWLTHAFSWHQVYLWLGAAGMALALLWMRVVRSPADHPRVNRAEREHIEQGGGVIETGGKTPAGGAPERLAGWFYVRQLLGNRMLIGVYLGQYCINVLTYFFLTWFPIYLVQARGMSILKAGVLASLPAVCGFLGGVLGGMLSDGMIRRGVSLTRARKIPIIGGMLLSMAIIGCNYVDSAALVIALMALSFFGKGLGSLGWAVVADTAPKEAIGLSGSLFNMFGNAAGIVTPIVIGYLVGASGSFNGALLFVGLNALVTVLCYLVIVKDIRRVTLRKAPGR; encoded by the coding sequence ATGGAAGCGACCCGCACCGCCAATCCGGCCGCCACGGCCAAACGGACCGCCGTCCGCTACTGGATCCTGCTGATGATCTTCGTCGTGACGACGCTGAACTACGCGGATCGCGCGACGCTGTCGATCACCGGCACCTCGATGCGCAAGGAGTTCGGCATCGACGCGGTGCAGATGGGCTACATCTTCTCGTCGTTCAGCTGGGCCTACGTGCTCGCGCAGCTGCCGAGCGGCTGGCTGCTGGACCGCTTCGGCGCGCGCCGCGTGTACGCCGGCAGCATCTTCCTCTGGTCGCTGTTCACCCTGCTGCAGAGCACGATCGGCCTGGCCGGCAGCGCCGCGCTGGCGGTGGCCGCGCTGTTCGTGCTGCGCTTCGCGGTGGGCATCGCCGAGGCGCCGGCGTTCCCGGCCAATGCCAAGGTGGTGGCGAGCTGGTTCCCGACCAGCGAGCGCGGCACGGCATCGGCGATCTTCAATGCGGCGCAGTATTTCGCGGCCGTGCTGTTCACGCCGCTGATGGCCTGGCTCACGCACGCGTTCAGCTGGCACCAGGTGTATCTGTGGCTCGGCGCGGCCGGCATGGCGCTCGCGCTGCTGTGGATGCGGGTGGTGCGCAGCCCGGCCGATCACCCGCGCGTGAATCGGGCCGAGCGCGAGCACATCGAGCAGGGCGGCGGCGTGATCGAGACCGGCGGCAAGACGCCCGCCGGCGGCGCGCCCGAGCGGCTCGCGGGCTGGTTCTACGTGCGCCAGCTGCTCGGCAACCGGATGCTGATCGGCGTCTATCTCGGCCAGTACTGCATCAACGTGCTCACCTACTTCTTCCTGACCTGGTTCCCGATCTACCTCGTGCAGGCGCGCGGCATGTCGATCCTGAAGGCCGGCGTGCTGGCCTCGCTGCCGGCCGTCTGCGGCTTCCTCGGCGGGGTGCTGGGCGGCATGCTGTCGGACGGCATGATCCGGCGCGGCGTGTCGCTCACGCGTGCGCGCAAGATCCCGATCATCGGCGGCATGCTGCTGTCGATGGCGATCATCGGCTGCAACTACGTGGACAGCGCCGCGCTCGTGATCGCGCTGATGGCACTGTCGTTCTTCGGCAAGGGCCTGGGCTCGCTGGGCTGGGCGGTGGTGGCCGACACGGCGCCGAAGGAGGCCATCGGCCTGTCGGGCAGCCTCTTCAACATGTTCGGCAACGCGGCCGGGATCGTCACGCCGATCGTGATCGGCTACCTGGTGGGCGCGAGCGGCTCGTTCAACGGCGCCCTGCTATTCGTCGGGCTCAACGCGCTGGTGACCGTGCTCTGCTACCTCGTGATCGTCAAGGACATCAGGCGCGTGACGCTGCGCAAGGCACCCGGCCGCTGA
- a CDS encoding MFS transporter, with translation MQAYETSHAQTAAAERPLTRSDYKTLGLAALGGALEFYDFIIFVFFAPAIGQLFFPHDIPDWLRQLQTFGIFAAGYLARPLGGIIMAHFGDLVGRKRMFTLSVLLMAIPTLLMGLLPTFDTIGILAPVLLLLFRILQGAAVGGEVPGAWVFVSEHVPGSRIGYACGTLTAGLTAGILLGSLVAASVTAHFSQAEIAAYAWRLPFLLGGVFGMFSVYLRRWLHETPVFAELQARKALAAEIPLKAVLRDHGRAVLVSMVLTWMLSAAIVVVILMTPTLLQKQLHIPAATALFANSIATLCLTIGCVTAGALADRFGAKAVLVAGSLLLAASFCTLYARVAADASTLVPLYALTGFLVGTVGAVPTAMVRSFPAVIRFSGISFSYNVAYAIFGGLSPVIVSLMIKSNPFAPTAYVGAVCVIGALGALCARSVR, from the coding sequence ATGCAAGCATACGAAACGAGCCACGCGCAAACCGCTGCCGCCGAGCGCCCCCTCACGCGCAGCGATTACAAGACCCTCGGCCTCGCGGCGCTCGGCGGTGCCCTGGAGTTCTACGACTTCATCATCTTCGTGTTCTTCGCACCGGCGATCGGGCAGCTGTTCTTCCCGCACGACATTCCGGACTGGCTGCGCCAGTTGCAGACTTTCGGCATCTTCGCGGCCGGCTATCTGGCGCGCCCGCTCGGCGGCATCATCATGGCGCACTTCGGCGACCTGGTCGGGCGCAAGCGGATGTTCACGCTGAGCGTGCTGCTGATGGCGATCCCGACGCTGCTGATGGGCCTGCTGCCCACCTTCGACACGATCGGCATCCTCGCCCCGGTGCTGCTGCTGCTGTTCCGCATCCTGCAGGGCGCGGCGGTGGGCGGAGAAGTGCCGGGCGCCTGGGTGTTCGTGTCCGAACACGTGCCCGGCAGCCGCATCGGCTACGCCTGCGGCACGCTCACGGCGGGCCTGACGGCCGGCATCCTGCTCGGCTCGCTGGTGGCCGCCAGCGTCACCGCGCACTTCTCGCAGGCCGAGATCGCCGCCTACGCGTGGCGCCTGCCGTTCCTGCTCGGCGGCGTGTTCGGCATGTTCTCCGTCTACCTGCGCCGCTGGCTGCACGAGACGCCGGTGTTCGCCGAGCTGCAGGCGCGCAAGGCGCTGGCCGCCGAGATTCCGCTCAAGGCCGTGCTGCGCGATCACGGCCGCGCGGTGCTGGTCTCGATGGTGCTGACCTGGATGCTGTCGGCCGCGATCGTGGTGGTGATCCTGATGACGCCGACGCTGCTGCAAAAGCAGCTGCACATCCCCGCGGCCACCGCGCTGTTCGCCAACAGCATCGCCACGCTGTGCCTGACGATCGGCTGCGTGACGGCGGGCGCGCTGGCCGACCGCTTCGGCGCGAAGGCGGTGCTGGTGGCGGGCTCGCTGCTGTTGGCCGCCAGCTTCTGCACGCTGTATGCGCGGGTGGCCGCCGACGCCTCGACGCTGGTGCCGCTCTACGCGCTCACCGGCTTCCTGGTGGGCACCGTGGGCGCGGTGCCCACCGCCATGGTGCGCAGTTTCCCGGCCGTGATCCGCTTTTCCGGCATCTCGTTCTCGTACAACGTCGCTTACGCGATTTTCGGCGGGCTCTCGCCGGTGATCGTGTCGCTGATGATCAAATCGAACCCGTTCGCACCGACCGCCTATGTCGGCGCGGTCTGCGTGATCGGCGCACTCGGCGCGCTTTGCGCGCGCAGCGTGCGCTGA
- the kdgD gene encoding 5-dehydro-4-deoxyglucarate dehydratase: MTTPQELKQIISEGLLSFPVTDFDAEGNFRPGTYVERLEWLAPYGASALFVAGGTGEFFSLTREDYSNVVRTATATCKGKVPILAGAGGPTHVAIEYAKEAQRLGANGILLMPHYLTEASQEGIAAHAEEVCKAVPDIGVIIYNRANSKLNADMLERLAERCPNLIGFKDGVGEIEAMVTIRRRLGERFAYLGGLPTAEVYAAAYKALGVPVYSSAVFNFIPKTAMDFYRAIAADDHATVGKLIDDFFLPYLKIRNRRAGYAVSIVKAGAKLVGHDAGPVRAPLTDLDEAELAQLDALIKQLGAQ, translated from the coding sequence ATGACCACGCCTCAGGAACTCAAGCAGATCATTTCGGAAGGGCTGCTGTCCTTCCCCGTCACCGACTTCGACGCCGAGGGCAACTTCCGCCCGGGCACCTATGTCGAACGCCTCGAATGGCTCGCGCCCTACGGCGCCTCGGCCCTGTTCGTGGCCGGCGGCACCGGCGAGTTCTTCTCGCTCACGCGTGAGGACTACTCGAACGTGGTGCGCACCGCCACCGCAACCTGCAAGGGCAAGGTGCCGATCCTGGCCGGTGCCGGCGGCCCCACGCACGTGGCCATCGAGTACGCCAAGGAAGCCCAGCGCCTGGGCGCCAACGGCATCCTGCTGATGCCGCACTACCTGACCGAAGCCTCGCAGGAAGGCATCGCCGCGCACGCCGAGGAAGTCTGCAAGGCCGTGCCCGACATCGGCGTGATCATCTACAACCGCGCCAACTCCAAGCTCAACGCCGACATGCTCGAGCGGCTGGCCGAGCGCTGCCCGAACCTGATCGGCTTCAAGGACGGCGTGGGCGAGATCGAGGCAATGGTCACCATCCGCCGCCGCCTGGGCGAGCGCTTCGCCTACCTCGGCGGCCTGCCCACCGCGGAAGTCTATGCCGCGGCCTACAAGGCGCTGGGCGTGCCGGTGTACTCCTCGGCGGTGTTCAACTTCATCCCGAAGACGGCGATGGACTTCTACCGCGCGATCGCGGCCGACGACCACGCCACGGTCGGCAAGCTGATCGACGACTTCTTCCTGCCGTACCTGAAGATCCGCAACCGCCGCGCCGGCTACGCGGTCAGCATCGTGAAGGCCGGCGCGAAGCTGGTCGGCCACGACGCCGGCCCGGTGCGCGCTCCGCTCACCGACCTGGACGAAGCCGAACTGGCCCAGCTCGACGCGCTGATCAAGCAGCTCGGCGCGCAGTAA
- a CDS encoding aldehyde dehydrogenase (NADP(+)): MQLTGEMLIGAEAVKGTAGTMHAFDPTRGETIAEPAFGTGSEAEVERACALAQQAFDAYRAEPLERRAAFLEAIAEEILELGDALIERAQAETGLPAARLQGERGRTVGQLRMFARVVRDGYFLRASVDPAMPERTPLPRADLRLQKLPLGPVAVFGASNFPLAFSVAGGDTASALAAGCPVIVKAHEAHLGTSELVGRAIQRAVARSNMPAGVFSLLMGPGRVIGAALVKHPAIKAVGFTGSRQGGLALVNLANARPEPIPVYAEMSSINPFVMFPAALAARGEKIAQGFIDSLTMGVGQFCTNPGLVIAVDGAELDAFSRAAAAALAGKPAGTMLTRGIADAYRAGRAKLQEAPGVRQLGAGGAGEGGCALSGALFDVDAQTFLREHALRDEVFGPASLIVRCRDFDEVAAVLESLEGQLTATLQIDDADLAAARKLLPILERKAGRLLVNGFPTGVEVCDAMVHGGPFPATSNAMTTSVGATAIERFLRPVCYQDFPESLLPESLRESNPLGLARLRNGRPE, encoded by the coding sequence ATGCAATTGACAGGTGAGATGCTGATCGGCGCCGAAGCGGTGAAGGGCACGGCCGGCACGATGCATGCGTTCGACCCCACGCGTGGCGAAACCATTGCCGAGCCGGCGTTCGGCACCGGCAGCGAGGCCGAGGTCGAGCGCGCCTGCGCGCTCGCGCAGCAGGCGTTCGACGCTTACCGCGCCGAGCCGCTCGAGCGCCGCGCGGCGTTCCTGGAGGCGATCGCCGAGGAGATCCTCGAACTCGGCGACGCGCTGATCGAGCGCGCGCAGGCCGAGACGGGCCTGCCCGCCGCGCGCCTGCAGGGCGAGCGCGGCCGTACGGTCGGCCAGCTGCGGATGTTCGCGCGGGTGGTGCGCGACGGTTATTTCCTGCGCGCCTCGGTGGACCCGGCGATGCCGGAGCGCACCCCGCTGCCGCGCGCCGACCTGCGCCTGCAGAAGCTGCCGCTCGGCCCGGTGGCCGTGTTCGGCGCCAGCAACTTCCCGCTCGCGTTCTCGGTGGCGGGCGGCGATACCGCTTCGGCGCTGGCGGCCGGCTGCCCGGTGATCGTCAAGGCGCACGAAGCCCACCTCGGCACCTCCGAGCTGGTCGGCCGCGCGATCCAGCGCGCCGTGGCGCGCAGCAACATGCCGGCCGGCGTGTTCTCGCTGCTGATGGGCCCGGGCCGCGTGATCGGCGCCGCGCTCGTCAAGCATCCGGCGATCAAGGCGGTCGGCTTCACCGGCTCGCGCCAGGGCGGCCTCGCGCTCGTCAACCTCGCGAACGCGCGCCCCGAGCCGATTCCCGTCTACGCGGAAATGAGCAGCATCAACCCGTTCGTGATGTTCCCGGCCGCGCTCGCGGCCCGCGGCGAGAAGATCGCGCAGGGCTTCATCGATTCGCTGACGATGGGCGTGGGCCAGTTCTGCACCAACCCCGGCCTCGTGATCGCCGTGGACGGCGCCGAGCTCGATGCGTTCTCGCGGGCCGCGGCCGCCGCGCTCGCCGGCAAGCCGGCCGGCACCATGCTCACGCGCGGCATCGCCGACGCGTATCGCGCCGGCCGCGCGAAGCTGCAGGAAGCCCCCGGCGTGCGCCAGCTCGGCGCAGGCGGCGCGGGCGAGGGCGGCTGCGCGCTGTCCGGCGCGCTGTTCGACGTGGACGCGCAGACCTTCCTGCGCGAGCATGCGCTGCGCGACGAGGTGTTCGGCCCGGCCTCGCTGATCGTGCGCTGCCGCGATTTCGACGAAGTCGCGGCCGTGCTCGAATCGCTCGAAGGCCAGCTCACGGCCACGCTGCAGATCGACGACGCCGATCTGGCAGCGGCCCGCAAGCTGCTGCCGATCCTCGAACGCAAGGCCGGCCGCCTGCTCGTGAACGGCTTCCCTACCGGCGTCGAGGTGTGCGACGCGATGGTCCACGGCGGCCCGTTCCCGGCCACCTCGAACGCGATGACCACCTCGGTCGGCGCGACCGCGATCGAGCGCTTCCTGCGTCCGGTCTGCTACCAGGACTTCCCGGAATCGTTGCTGCCGGAAAGCCTGCGCGAGTCGAACCCGCTCGGCCTCGCGCGCCTGCGCAACGGCCGGCCCGAGTAA
- a CDS encoding branched-chain amino acid ABC transporter substrate-binding protein, translating to MKVKISHIALAAAAALAGAATPALAGDAVKIGFAAPLTGTQSNYGTDMQKGVQLAIDDFNATKPVIGGKPVTFVLDSQDDQADPRTGTTVAQRLIDSNVAGIIGHFNSGTSIPASDLYERAGLPQISMATSPQYTARGYKTTFRLLTSDAQAGRIVGNYVVNTLHYKRVAIIDDRTAYGQGIADEFADAVQKAGGTIIKRDFTNDKALDFSAILTNLKGMSPDAVFYGGGDAQSSPMIRKMRQLGIKAAFVTGEMSKSPTFLKVGGTAAEGAIVYMGGLPKEKMPGFAGFEQRYKARFHEDVVTYSPYSYDGTIALLTAMKNANSTDPKVYGPYVDKVSVKGVSAPTISYDAKGDLRDAPVTIYRVDHGAFKAVDTIAGN from the coding sequence GTGAAGGTGAAGATCTCGCATATCGCGCTTGCCGCAGCCGCCGCCCTCGCCGGCGCGGCCACGCCGGCCCTGGCCGGCGATGCCGTCAAGATCGGCTTCGCCGCGCCGCTGACCGGCACCCAGTCGAACTACGGCACCGACATGCAAAAGGGCGTGCAGCTCGCGATCGACGATTTCAACGCGACCAAGCCGGTGATCGGCGGCAAGCCCGTCACCTTCGTGCTCGACTCGCAGGACGACCAGGCCGACCCGCGCACCGGCACGACGGTGGCGCAGCGGCTGATCGACAGCAACGTCGCCGGGATCATCGGCCACTTCAACTCGGGCACCAGCATCCCGGCCTCGGACCTCTACGAGCGCGCGGGGCTGCCGCAGATCTCGATGGCCACCTCCCCGCAATACACGGCGCGCGGCTACAAGACCACCTTCCGGCTGCTGACGAGCGACGCGCAGGCCGGCCGCATCGTCGGCAACTACGTCGTCAACACGCTGCACTACAAGCGCGTGGCGATCATCGACGACCGCACCGCCTACGGCCAGGGCATCGCGGACGAATTCGCCGACGCCGTGCAGAAGGCGGGCGGCACCATCATCAAGCGCGACTTCACCAACGACAAGGCGCTCGACTTCTCGGCGATCCTGACCAACCTGAAGGGGATGAGCCCCGACGCGGTGTTCTACGGCGGCGGCGACGCGCAATCGTCGCCGATGATCCGCAAGATGCGCCAGCTCGGCATCAAGGCCGCGTTCGTGACGGGCGAGATGTCGAAGTCGCCGACCTTCCTGAAGGTGGGCGGCACGGCGGCCGAGGGCGCGATCGTCTACATGGGCGGCCTGCCGAAGGAAAAGATGCCCGGCTTCGCGGGCTTCGAGCAGCGCTACAAGGCACGCTTTCACGAGGACGTGGTGACCTACTCGCCCTATTCGTACGACGGCACGATCGCGCTGCTGACGGCGATGAAGAACGCGAACTCGACCGACCCGAAGGTCTATGGCCCCTATGTCGACAAGGTGTCGGTGAAGGGCGTGTCGGCCCCCACCATCTCCTACGACGCGAAGGGCGACCTGCGCGACGCGCCGGTCACCATCTACCGCGTCGACCACGGCGCGTTCAAGGCCGTCGATACCATCGCCGGGAACTGA
- the garD gene encoding galactarate dehydratase, giving the protein MSQSPLYIRVHPDDNVAIVVNDGGLPAGSQFADGLTLCEGVPQGHKVALVDLKEGDPVLRYHVVIGYAAKDLPRGSWVNERTLRMPEPPGLDDLPLATRKAPEQAPLEGYTFEGYRNADGSVGTRNILAITTTVQCVSGVVEFAVERIRRELLPRYPNVDGVVGLEHTYGCGVAIEAPGAEIPIRTLRNISMNPNFGGEVMVVSLGCEKLQPERLLPAGVIPVAADKPDNGGVVCLQDAAHVGFMSMIDSIVTMAEQHLERLNRRRRETVPAAELVVGVQCGGSDAFSGLTANPAVGFAADLLVRAGATIMFSEVTEVRDGVAQLTSRAANEQVAREIIREMAWYDAYLQRGRVDRSANTTPGNKKGGLSNIVEKAMGSIVKSGSSAISGVVSPGERARGKGLLYTATPASDFICGTLQLAAGMNLHIFTTGRGTPYGLAQVPVIKVATRSDLARRWHDLMDLNAGSIATGEKTIEEVGWELFHLMLDVASGRKTWAEQWKLANALTLFNPAPVT; this is encoded by the coding sequence ATGTCCCAGTCCCCTCTCTACATTCGCGTCCACCCGGACGACAACGTCGCGATCGTGGTCAACGACGGCGGGCTGCCCGCCGGCTCGCAGTTCGCCGACGGGCTGACGCTCTGCGAAGGCGTCCCGCAAGGGCACAAGGTTGCGCTGGTCGATCTGAAGGAAGGCGATCCGGTGCTGCGCTACCACGTCGTGATCGGCTACGCGGCGAAGGACCTGCCGCGCGGCAGCTGGGTGAACGAGCGCACGCTGCGCATGCCCGAGCCGCCCGGCCTGGACGACCTGCCGCTCGCCACCAGGAAGGCCCCCGAGCAGGCCCCGCTCGAGGGCTACACGTTCGAGGGCTACCGCAACGCGGACGGCTCGGTCGGCACGCGCAACATCCTGGCGATCACCACCACCGTGCAGTGCGTGTCGGGCGTGGTGGAGTTCGCCGTCGAGCGAATCCGGCGCGAGCTGCTGCCGCGCTACCCGAACGTCGACGGGGTGGTGGGGCTCGAGCACACCTACGGCTGCGGCGTCGCGATCGAGGCGCCCGGCGCCGAGATTCCGATCCGCACGCTGCGCAACATCAGCATGAATCCGAACTTCGGCGGCGAGGTGATGGTGGTGAGCCTCGGCTGCGAGAAGCTGCAGCCCGAGCGGCTGCTGCCGGCCGGCGTGATCCCGGTGGCGGCGGACAAGCCCGACAACGGCGGCGTGGTGTGCCTGCAGGATGCGGCGCACGTCGGCTTCATGTCGATGATAGACTCGATCGTGACGATGGCCGAGCAGCATCTGGAGCGCCTGAACCGGCGCCGCCGCGAGACCGTGCCGGCCGCGGAGCTGGTGGTGGGCGTGCAGTGCGGCGGCAGCGACGCGTTCTCGGGCCTGACCGCGAATCCGGCGGTGGGCTTCGCGGCCGACCTGCTGGTGCGCGCCGGCGCGACCATCATGTTCTCGGAGGTGACCGAAGTGCGCGACGGCGTGGCCCAGCTCACCTCGCGGGCCGCGAACGAGCAGGTCGCGCGCGAGATCATCCGCGAGATGGCCTGGTACGACGCCTATCTGCAGCGCGGTCGGGTGGATCGCAGCGCCAACACCACGCCCGGCAACAAGAAGGGCGGACTGTCCAACATCGTCGAAAAGGCGATGGGCTCGATCGTGAAGTCGGGCAGCTCGGCGATCTCGGGCGTGGTGAGCCCGGGCGAGCGCGCCAGGGGCAAGGGGCTGCTCTACACCGCCACGCCGGCCAGCGACTTCATCTGCGGCACCCTGCAGCTCGCCGCCGGCATGAACCTGCACATCTTCACGACGGGCCGCGGCACGCCCTACGGCCTGGCCCAGGTGCCGGTGATCAAGGTCGCCACGCGCAGCGACCTGGCGCGCCGCTGGCACGATCTGATGGACCTGAACGCCGGCAGCATCGCCACCGGCGAGAAGACCATCGAGGAGGTGGGCTGGGAGCTGTTCCACCTGATGCTCGACGTCGCGAGCGGGCGCAAGACCTGGGCCGAGCAGTGGAAGCTGGCCAACGCGCTGACGCTGTTCAACCCGGCCCCGGTGACCTGA
- the hpnJ gene encoding hopanoid biosynthesis associated radical SAM protein HpnJ, translated as MKTLFLQAPSYDGFDGGAGSRYQARREIRSFWYPTWLAQPAALVPGSRVLDAPADGLSVQATLEIAAGYDLVIIHTSTPSFPTDALFAQDLKQRKRSIVIGMVGAKVAVDPHHCLLASEAIDFVCREEFDYTCRELAEGKPFAEILGLSYRTADGAIEHNGPRPMIEDMDALPFVAPVYQRDLKIRNYFIGYLDYPYVSIYTGRGCRSKCTFCLWPQTVGGHRYRVRSVENVLAEVKWIRDNMPEVKEIMFDDDTFTDFKPRVEEIARGLGRLGVSWSCNAKANVPYSTLKIMKDNGLRLLLVGYESGDDQILLNIKKGLRTDIARRFSEDCRKLGIKIHGTFILGLPGETKDTIRKTIAYAKEINPHTIQVSLAAPYPGTKLYEQAVENGWMEENRTINLVSKEGVQLAAIGYPHLSREDIYHELEHFYRAFYFRPSKIWEIVREMLSSWDMTKRRLREGVEFFRFLRAHEA; from the coding sequence ATGAAAACCCTGTTCCTGCAAGCGCCGTCCTACGACGGCTTCGACGGCGGCGCCGGCTCGCGCTACCAGGCCCGGCGCGAGATCCGCTCGTTCTGGTATCCCACCTGGCTGGCCCAGCCCGCCGCGCTCGTGCCCGGCAGCCGCGTGCTCGACGCCCCCGCCGACGGCCTGTCGGTGCAGGCCACGCTCGAGATCGCCGCCGGCTACGACCTCGTCATCATCCACACCAGCACGCCCTCGTTTCCCACCGACGCCCTGTTCGCCCAGGACCTCAAGCAGCGCAAGCGCTCGATCGTGATCGGCATGGTCGGCGCCAAGGTCGCCGTCGATCCCCACCATTGCCTGCTCGCCTCCGAGGCGATCGATTTCGTCTGCCGCGAGGAGTTCGACTACACCTGCCGCGAGCTGGCCGAAGGCAAGCCGTTCGCCGAGATCCTCGGCCTGAGCTACCGCACCGCCGACGGCGCGATCGAGCACAACGGCCCGCGCCCGATGATCGAGGACATGGACGCGCTGCCGTTCGTGGCCCCCGTCTATCAGCGCGACCTCAAGATCCGCAACTACTTCATCGGCTATCTCGACTACCCCTACGTCTCGATCTACACCGGGCGCGGCTGCCGCTCCAAATGCACCTTCTGCCTGTGGCCGCAGACCGTGGGCGGCCACCGCTACCGCGTGCGCTCGGTCGAGAACGTGCTGGCCGAGGTGAAGTGGATTCGCGACAACATGCCGGAGGTGAAAGAGATCATGTTCGACGACGACACCTTCACCGACTTCAAGCCGCGCGTGGAGGAAATCGCGCGCGGGCTCGGCAGGCTGGGCGTGAGCTGGTCGTGCAACGCCAAGGCGAACGTGCCGTACTCGACGCTGAAGATCATGAAGGACAACGGCCTGCGCCTGCTGCTGGTGGGCTACGAGTCGGGCGACGACCAGATCCTGCTGAACATCAAGAAGGGCCTGCGCACCGACATCGCGCGCCGCTTCAGCGAGGACTGCAGGAAGCTGGGCATCAAGATCCACGGCACCTTCATCCTCGGGCTGCCGGGCGAGACCAAGGACACCATCCGCAAGACCATCGCCTACGCGAAGGAGATCAATCCGCACACCATCCAGGTGTCGCTGGCCGCGCCCTATCCGGGCACCAAGCTCTACGAGCAGGCGGTGGAAAACGGCTGGATGGAGGAGAACCGGACCATCAACCTGGTCAGCAAGGAGGGCGTGCAGCTGGCGGCGATCGGCTATCCGCATCTGTCGCGGGAAGACATCTATCACGAGCTGGAGCACTTCTATCGCGCGTTCTACTTCCGGCCGTCGAAGATCTGGGAGATCGTGCGCGAGATGCTGTCGAGCTGGGACATGACGAAGCGCCGCCTGCGCGAAGGCGTCGAGTTCTTCCGCTTCCTGCGCGCGCACGAGGCGTGA